One Candidatus Atribacteria bacterium genomic window, GTGAGCCCGGCAATAAATCTTTTTTGTAACAAAATACAAATAAACATAATAGGCAATATTGTAATTACTCCACCGGTGCTAACGTAAGCAAAATTAGTAAAATGGCTTTCAGTAAAACGTAAATATCTTATAGAAACTGTTTGAACTTTTGCGTTTTGTAAAAAAGTTACGGCAAAGAAAAATTCATTCCAGGTCCAATAAGTTAATATTAACACAAGGGTTGCATAACCGGATTTAGCAAGTGGTAATACTACTTTCCAGAATATTTGTGAATCTGAACAG contains:
- a CDS encoding carbohydrate ABC transporter permease encodes the protein YIVPLYAYFQKLGLTNNLLGIIIIYSAYYLPFSIFLLRSYFLSIPKEICDAAKIDGCSDSQIFWKVVLPLAKSGYATLVLILTYWTWNEFFFAVTFLQNAKVQTVSIRYLRFTESHFTNFAYVSTGGVITILPIMFICILLQKRFIAGLTQGGLK